From Triticum urartu cultivar G1812 chromosome 2, Tu2.1, whole genome shotgun sequence, a single genomic window includes:
- the LOC125534932 gene encoding probable protein phosphatase 2C 37: MVMASAGVNNMPSHQMGEGHIDSEECRLRRRSRLNAHHASSAPAPGPAEEGEVVQSPPPSSDSSSESAPSSQSAAEEGSDAVVAAAPQQLPSSKEKEKRWPVSFGSVALAGRLREMEDTVSLHPSFCAWADGSPMHLFAVFDGHGGPHAAALCREQMHVILAEEMAGAAAAFNNRQQSEEQPAEASASSEQVAWRGALSRSFARADALAVSACACGRGSTASVPKSCSCLLSSAQKGAIVGSTAVVALLVRDRLIVANCGDSRAVLSRGGVAVPLSQDHKPDRPDEMARIKAAGGKVMYMNGARVRGILAMSRALGHRLLKPEVICEPEISITERCEDDDCLILASDGLWDVISNKVACDVARQCLEDGSPTRAPAAAGSSEATPSSSGSAPAVSQEEEPRCFRAAALLARLALGRESSDNISVVVVDLKARG; the protein is encoded by the exons atggTGATGGCCAGCGCCGGCGTCAACAACATGCCCTCCCACCAGATGGGGGAGGGGCACATCGACTCCGAGGAATGCCGCCTGCGCAGGCGCAGCCGCCTCAACGCCCACCACGCCTCCTCCGCCCCGGCCCCCGGCCCCGCCGAGGAAGGGGAAGTAGTGCAGTCCCCGCCGCCCTCCTCCGACTCCTCCTCCGAGTCCGCGCCGTCCTCGCAGAGCGCTGCCGAGGAGGGCTCTGACGCGGTTGTCGCGGCGGCGCCCCAGCAGCTGCCCTCCtccaaggagaaggagaagagaTGGCCCGTGTCGTTCGGGTCGGTGGCGCTGGCGGGGCGGCTGCGGGAGATGGAGGACACGGTGTCGCTGCACCCTAGCTTCTGCGCCTGGGCCGACGGCTCGCCCATGCACCTCTTCGCCGTCTTCGACGGCCACGGCGGCCCCCAC GCCGCGGCGCTGTGCAGGGAGCAGATGCACGTCATCCTCGCGGAGGAGATGGCCGGCGCCGCGGCAGCCTTCAACAACCGGCAGCAGTCGGAGGAGCAACCGGCGGAGGCGTCGGCGTCGTCGGAGCAAGTGGCGTGGCGTGGCGCTCTATCCAGGAGCTTCGCCCGGGCGGACGCGCTGGCGGTGTCGGCGTGCGCGTGCGGGCGCGGGAGCACTGCGAGTGTGCCCAAGTCGTGCTCCTGCCTGCTGTCGTCGGCGCAGAAAGGCGCCATCGTGGGGTCGACGGCCGTGGTGGCGCTGCTGGTCCGCGACCGCCTCATCGTGGCCAACTGCGGCGACTCCCGCGCCGTGCTCTCACGAGGTGGCGTCGCCGTGCCGCTCTCCCAGGACCACAAG CCGGACCGGCCGGACGAGATGGCGCGGATCAAGGCGGCCGGCGGCAAGGTTATGTACATGAACGGGGCGCGCGTCCGCGGCATCCTCGCCATGTCCCGAGCGCTAG GGCACAGGCTCCTGAAGCCAGAAGTGATATGCGAGCCAGAGATCAGCATAACCGAAAGGTGCGAGGACGACGACTGCCTAATCCTCGCCAGCGACGGGTTGTGGGACGTGATCTCCAACAAGGTGGCCTGCGACGTGGCACGACAATGCCTGGAAGATGGGAGCCCGACCAGAGCTCCTGCTGCAGCAGGGAGCAGCGAAGCCACTCCCAGCAGCAGCGGCAGCGCACCGGCAGTTTCCCAGGAGGAAGAGCCCCGGTGCTTCCGCGCAGCGGCCCTCCTCGCGAGGCTGGCCCTCGGGAGGGAGAGCTCCGATAACATTAGCGTGGTGGTGGTTGATCTGAAGGCGAGGGGTTAG
- the LOC125534933 gene encoding ethylene receptor 2-like — MVEPMAARAMRPFPCCLISLLLLLLLLPPLPLSRAATGDFSHCGGCDDADEGSLWSTDNILQCQKVSDFLIATAYFSIPLELLYFTTCSDLFPLKWIVLQFGAFIVLCGLTHLINVFTYEPHSFHLVLALTVAKFLTALVSFATAITLLTLIPQLLRVKVRENFLRIKARELDQEVGKMKRQEEASWHVRMLTQEIRKSLDRHTILYTTMVELSKTLHLQNCAVWMPNEARTHMILTHHLREREITESHSGSIPISDPDVVEIKATRGAKVLGEGSALGTASRCNPEAGAAVAAIRMPMLRVSNFKGGTPEMMETSYAILVLVLPEDGSLGWGEQELEIVEVIADQVAVALSHAAVLEESQLMREKLAQQHRDLLQAKHEAVMATEARNSFQSAMYDGMRRPMHSVLGLVSMMQQESMNPEQRLVMDAIVKTTSVASTLMNDVMQTSTMDREHLSLVRRPFSLHSLIKEAVSVVRCLCGSKGVDFEFQVENSLPERVVGDEKRVFHIVLHMVGTLINQCRAGCLSLYVNSYNEMDERHNNQDWMLLRRANFSAGYVCVKFEIRIKKSRNSLLDASASQISQEPNASSSEMGLSFNMCKKIVQMMNGNIWSVSDPEGLRETVMLALQFQVQHVTPVSGASSDLYRLSPIPNFNGLHVLLVDGDDTNRAVTHKLLEKLGCRVFSVSSGIQCMTSFAGGESSFQLVLLDLTMHTMDGFEVALAIRKFRSNSWPPLIVALAASSDDNVRDRCQRSGINGLLQKPVTLAALGDELYRVLQHN; from the exons ATGGTAGAGCCCATGGCAGCAAGAGCAATGCGGCCCTTCCCATGCTGCCTCATctcactgctgctgctgctgctgctgctgccgccgctgccgctgtcGCGAGCTGCCACCGGCGATTTCAGCCACTGCGGTGGCTGCGACGACGCCGACGAGGGCAGCCTCTGGAGCACGGACAACATCCTGCAGTGCCAGAAAGTCAGCGACTTCCTCATCGCCACCGCCTACTTCTCCATCCCGCTCGAGCTGCTCTACTTCACCACCTGCTCCGACCTCTTCCCCCTCAAGTGGATCGTCCTGCAGTTCGGCGCCTTCATCGTCCTCTGCGGCCTCACCCACCTCATCAACGTCTTCACCTACGAGCCCCACTCCTTCCACCTCGTCCTCGCCCTCACCGTCGCCAAGTTCCTCACCGCCCTCGTCTCCTTCGCCACCGCCATCACGCTGCTCACCCTCATACCGCAGCTGCTCAGGGTCAAGGTCAGGGAGAACTTCCTCAGGATCAAGGCAAGGGAGCTGGACCAGGAGGTGGGCAAGATGAAGAGGCAGGAGGAGGCCAGCTGGCACGTGCGCATGCTCACCCAGGAGATCCGCAAGTCCCTCGACAGGCACACCATCCTCTACACAACCATGGTCGAGCTCTCCAAGACCCTGCACCTGCAGAACTGCGCCGTCTGGATGCCCAACGAGGCCAGGACCCACATGATCCTCACGCATCATCTCAGAGAAAGGGAGATAACCGAGTCGCACAGCGGCTCCATTCCTATCTCTGACCCGGACGTGGTTGAAATAAAGGCGACGAGGGGCGCCAAGGTCCTCGGGGAAGGGTCGGCGCTAGGGACTGCCAGCAGGTGCAATCCCGAGGCAGGGGCTGCGGTCGCTGCGATACGGATGCCGATGCTAAGGGTGTCCAATTTCAAAGGAGGCACCCCGGAAATGATGGAAACGAGCTATGCTATTCTGGTCTTGGTCTTACCCGAGGACGGTTCCCTAGGGTGGGGTGAGCAGGAGCTGGAGATTGTCGAAGTGATCGCCGATCAAGTGGCGGTCGCGCTCTCGCATGCTGCTGTTCTTGAGGAGTCGCAGCTGATGCGAGAGAAGCTTGCTCAGCAGCACAGGGACTTGCTTCAGGCAAAGCATGAGGCTGTGATGGCAACTGAAGCCAGGAATTCCTTTCAGAGTGCCATGTATGACGGGATGCGCAGACCGATGCACTCGGTCCTTGGTCTCGTCTCGATGATGCAGCAGGAAAGCATGAATCCAGAGCAAAGGCTCGTGATGGACGCCATCGTCAAGACAACCAGTGTTGCCTCGACGTTGATGAATGATGTCATGCAAACATCGACGATGGACCGTGAGCACTTATCTCTGGTGAGGAGGCCCTTCAGCCTCCACTCCTTGATTAAGGAAGCGGTCAGCGTTGTAAGGTGTCTGTGTGGCTCCAAGGGGGTTGATTTCGAGTTTCAAGTGGAGAATTCTTTGCCCGAAAGGGTCGTTGGCGACGAGAAGAGGGTTTTCCATATTGTCTTGCACATGGTAGGCACTCTGATAAATCAATGCCGTGCGGGCTGCCTCTCTTTGTATGTGAATAGTTACAACGAGATGGATGAGAGGCATAATAATCAGGACTGGATGCTGCTGCGAAGAGCAAACTTTTCTGCCGGATATGTGTGTGTCAAGTTTGAGATTAGGATTAAAAAATCCAGAAACAGCCTTTTGGATGCGTCTGCCAGCCAAATAAGTCAAGAGCCGAACGCTAGCAGTTCGGAGATGGGCCTTAGCTTCAACATGTGCAAGAAGATTGTGCAG ATGATGAATGGTAATATCTGGTCCGTATCAGACCCAGAAGGGTTGAGAGAGACGGTCATGCTGGCTCTCCAGTTCCAGGTGCAACATGTGACCCCTGTCTCAGGAGCATCCTCGGACCTATACCGGTTATCACCGATCCCCAACTTCAACGGGCTCCATGTCCTCCTGGTGGACGGTGATGACACCAACCGAGCAGTCACCCACAAGCTCCTGGAGAAGCTTGGGTGCCGAGTCTTTTCGGTCAGCTCGGGCATCCAGTGCATGACCTCCTTTGCGGGCGGCGAGTCGTCCTTCCAGCTGGTGCTTCTGGACCTGACGATGCACACGATGGACGGGTTCGAGGTGGCCCTCGCGATCCGCAAGTTCAGGAGCAACAGCTGGCCGCCACTGATCGTGGCCCTTGCGGCGAGCTCGGACGACAATGTCCGGGACCGGTGCCAGCGGTCAGGGATAAACGGTCTGCTCCAGAAGCCCGTCACGTTGGCGGCCCTGGGGGATGAACTGTATAGAGTCCTTCAGCACAACTGA